Part of the Microtus ochrogaster isolate Prairie Vole_2 chromosome 19, MicOch1.0, whole genome shotgun sequence genome, GGGCTGGCGGAAGGGCTAAGTGGTGAGGGCAATGgacaccaagcctgaccaccagTGGTCAGTCCTCTGGGTCCACACGGCAGGAGAGAAGCAGGTTCCCTCTCCACGTGTGGCATTGCCAGCTCCCTCCCACCACACCAAGCAAATCAGTAAAACGTTAGGGGGGAAAAGCACCATTTGCTCTTCCATGGCAAGTGAGGTCTGCAGGGTAGATTGATCTCTGAGTGATTCTGCTCACCTTTGTCCTCCGGGGGAGCAGGATATTAGGAGTTAGCTTGTATCCAAACAGAATGTTGCACCATACTCTAAGATAGAAGCATATTCCCTAACAAAGTCTATAGTCCATCTGCGCGTGACCTGAATCTGGCCACCTGCTCCCTGGAGAAAGTTACAAAGCCAACCAGCATTTCCCCGGCTTGGCTCCTTGGCCGATGGATTCCGCTCACTTTTtcgatgttttctttttcagacccCGAGACGACAGATGTCACTTTGAACCCCCGCTCGTTTTTCCTCAGGAATCCCAGCGAAAATGCCTTTGAACTGGTCCCCCTgggggatgaggaggagaaaaatgaaagtgcCTCGCCTGAGGGCAGGGCAATCTACCTAAATAAAAGCCGCTCTCCTCCCACAGCACCTGCTCCCTTCATCTCGGAAGATGCCTCGGGATATCTGACCAGCCCCTGGCTGACACTCTTCATCCCCTCGGTTTACACGTTTGTGTTCGTCGTCAGCCTGCCTCTGAACATCCTGGCCATTGCAGTGTTCGTCCTGAAGATGCAGGTCAAGAAGCCGGCCGTGGTATACATGCTGCACCTGGCCATGGCTGACGTGCTGTTCGTGTCTGTGCTCCCCTTGAAGATCAGCTACTACTTTTCCGGCAGCGATTGGCAGTTTGGGTCGGGCATGTGTCGCTTCGCCACCGCAGCGTTCTACTGTAACATGTATGCCTCCATCATGCTCATGACGGTCATAAGCATTGACCGCTTCCTGGCGGTCGTGTACCCCATCCAGTCCCTGTCCTGGCGCACCCTGGGCCGAGCTAACTTCACTTGCCTGGTCATCTGGGTGATGGCGATCATGGGGGTGGTGCCTCTCCTCCTCAAGGAGCAGACCACCAAGGTTCCGGGGCTCAACATCACCACCTGCCACGACGTCCTCAATGAGACGCTGCTGCAAGGCTTTTACTCCTACTACTTCTCCGCCTTCTCCGCTGTTTTCTTCCTGGTGCCACTGA contains:
- the F2r gene encoding proteinase-activated receptor 1, giving the protein MGPRRLLLFATGLSLCGPLLSSRVPVSQPDPETTDVTLNPRSFFLRNPSENAFELVPLGDEEEKNESASPEGRAIYLNKSRSPPTAPAPFISEDASGYLTSPWLTLFIPSVYTFVFVVSLPLNILAIAVFVLKMQVKKPAVVYMLHLAMADVLFVSVLPLKISYYFSGSDWQFGSGMCRFATAAFYCNMYASIMLMTVISIDRFLAVVYPIQSLSWRTLGRANFTCLVIWVMAIMGVVPLLLKEQTTKVPGLNITTCHDVLNETLLQGFYSYYFSAFSAVFFLVPLIISTVCYLSIIRCLSSSAVATRNKKSRALFLSAAVFCIFIVCFGPTNILLIVHYMLLSDSPATETAYFAYLLCVCVSSVSCCIDPLIYYYASSECQRHLYGILCCKDSSDANSYNSTGQLMPSKMDTCSSHLNNSIYKKLLA